One stretch of Thalassophryne amazonica chromosome 17, fThaAma1.1, whole genome shotgun sequence DNA includes these proteins:
- the LOC117529861 gene encoding myosin light chain 5-like codes for MASRKTKKKEGGAKRAQRASSNVFSMFEQTQIQEFKEAFTLIDQNRDGFIDKEDLKDTYASLGKLSVKDSELEDMLREATGPINFTMFLNLFGEKLHGTDPEDAILNAFRMFDPDATGSIHRDQLQKLLMTQADKFTSEEVKQMFQSSNIDAAGNLDYKSLCYIITHGEQQEE; via the exons ATG GCGAGCAGAAAGACTAAAAAGAAGGAAGGTGGAGCCAAACGGGCTCAGAGGGCTTCGTCTAATGTGTTCTCCATGTTTGAACAAACCCAGATCCAAGAGTTCAAAGAG GCATTCACCCTTATTGACCAGAACCGTGATGGATTCATTGATAAGGAAGACCTAAAAGACACCTATGCATCTTTGG GGAAACTCAGTGTGAAGGACAGCGAGCTCGAAGATATGCTCAGAGAAGCCACTGGTCCCATCAACTTCACCATGTTCCTCAACCTGTTTGGAGAGAAACTCCATG gcaCAGATCCAGAAGATGCCATCTTAAATGCTTTCAGAATGTTTGATCCTGATGCTACAGGCTCCATCCACAGAGACCA ATTACAGAAACTCCTGATGACTCAAGCAGACAAGTTTACATCAGAGGAG GTGAAGCAGATGTTCCAGTCATCCAACATCGATGCTGCTGGAAACCTGGACTATAAATCTCTGTGCTACATTATCACACATGGGGAGCAGCAAGAGGAATGA